In Eriocheir sinensis breed Jianghai 21 chromosome 17, ASM2467909v1, whole genome shotgun sequence, one genomic interval encodes:
- the LOC127000102 gene encoding uncharacterized protein LOC127000102, which produces MCYLSLSLSEHLTLNGRKCRQGADRKVCKNADTSRAIPPAPCESSQHTPPHRPARPAPPRAPTSPHCRGSCFPILGRPLVCLRHSHSWVGAYLRQTRADFWRRPWWSVVTPPPIPQRCRAPTSPAHSSPLPAAAGHCRRSLDLAAPRTRGQPARDEGKPAEDEGVPRASSHFYGQPEKELETLTKAFQQLVQDSEATAEDDNSRILRSGSTHDRVPPPPPSSLPHDNEGNILTNQESTMATNSIKLLPTTASVRVFADNEPDYSARDFILQCEDVMNNSFVSEPGDKISFIRSRLKPGTEASALSYTSAFVEPQQTKDYAQFRSHFLESFGEDVRHSLVKGVNVAVTKLISAVESKGLFAGQVDAYRLSTDLGSYLRAGGWTEGENMSLSNCYAGRIT; this is translated from the exons atgtgttatctctctctctctctctctgaacacttaacacttaacggtcgcaagtgtcgtcaaggggcagacaggaaaGTGTGCAAGAACGCTGACACAAGCCGCGCCATCCCCCCTGCCCCGtgcgagtcgagtcagcacactccaccacaccgcCCCGCGCGCCCCGCACCTCCCCGCGCGCCAACATCGCCCCACTGTCGGGGATCCTGCTTCCCAATTCtgggacgcccacttgtctgctTACGACACAGCcattcgtgggtgggcgcttacCTTCGCCAGACCAGGGCGGACTTTTGGCGACGACCTTGGTGGAGCGTGGTCACTCCCCCGCCCATTCCTCAACGCTGCCGGGCGCCGACTTctcccgcccattcctccccgctgccagccgctgccgggcactgccggcggtctctcgatctggccgctccaaggacgcggggacagccagccaGGGACGAGGGCAAGCCAGCAGAGGACGAAGGAGTGCCACGGGCATCTTCACATTTTTATG gtcaaCCTGAGAAGGAGTTAGAAACTTTAACCAAGGCATTTCAGCAGTTGGTACAGGATTCAGAAGCGACCGCCGAGGATGACAATTCCCGTAtcctaaggagcgggtcaactcatgacagagttcctcctcctcctccttcttctctcccgcatgataacGAAGGTAATATCTTAACTAACCAAgaatccacaatggctactaactctattaaacttctgccgacaaCGGCATCAGTCAGAGTTTTCGCAgacaatgaaccggattacagtgcgagagacttcattctgcaatgcgaggatgttatgaacaactcatttgtgtcagaaccgggagataaaatctccttcattaggtccagattaaagccgggaacagaagcaTCCGCTCTTAGTTACACCAGCGCGTTcgtggaaccgcaacaaaccaaagattatgcccagtttcggtcacattttctggagtcttttggggaagatgttaggcacagcctcgtcaaaggtgttaatgtagctgtgaccaaattgatttcagctgtggagagtaaagggctttttgccggacaagtagacgcatatcggttgtctactgatttgggctcatatttgagagctggtggctggacggagggagagaatatgtctctatctaattgttatgccggacgtattacttag